The sequence ATGAACCCAAGGGGGTTGGTCCATTGGTGATTTGTAGAGTTTTGGATTCTCGGATCACATAGGGTAGAGAATCTGAACTCAATTCTTAATGGGTAaagcgcctcaggaagcatctTACCTAGATTCGAATCATCTTAGCACCCtctttccaaaaaatatatatatgatatgagatagggttagggttagggttggtGGTTCAAAGTTACCTTGGCATCCATGATCGAGGTAAGGGTTCCCTTCATGACCNNNNNNNNNNNNNNNNNNNNNNNNNNNNNNNNNNNNNNNNNNNNNNNNNNNNNNNNNNNNNNNNNNNNNNNNNNNNNNNNNNNNNNNNNNNNNNNNNNNNNNNNNNNNNNNNNNNNNNNNNNNNNNNNNNNNNNNNNNNNNNNNNNNNNNNNNNNNNNNNNNNNNNNNNNNNNNNNNNNNNNNNNNNNNNNNNNNNNNNNNNNNNNNNNNNNNNNNNNNNNNNNNNNNNNNNNNNNNNNNNNNNNNNNNNNNNNNNNNNNNNNNNNNNNNNNNNNNNNNNNNNNNNNNNNNNNNNNNNNNNNNNNNNNNNNNNNNNNNNNNNNNNNNNNNNNNNNNNNNNNNNNNNNNNNNNNNNNNNNNNNNNNNNNNNNNNNNNNNNNNNNNNNNNNNNNNNNNNNNNNNNNNNNNNNNNNNNNNNNNNNNNNNNNNNNNNNNNNNNNNNNNNNNNNNNNNNNNNNNNNNNNNNNNNNNNNNNNNNNNNNNNNNNNNNNNNNNNNNNNNNNNNNNNNNNNNNNNNNNNNNNNNNNNNNNNNNNNNNNNNNNNNNNNNNNNNNNNNNNNNNNNNNNNNNNNNNNNNNNNNNNNNNNNNNNNNNNNNNNNNNNNNNNNNNNNNNNNNNNNNNNNNNNNNNNNNNNNNNNNNNNNNNNNNNNNNNNNNNNNNNNNNNNNNNNNNNNNNNNNNNNNNNNNNNNNNNNNNNNNNNNNNNNNNNNNNNNNNNNNNNNNNNNNNNNNNNNNNNNNNNNNNNNNNNNNNNNNNNNNNNNNNNNNNNNNNNNNNNNNNNGAGGTAGGAAATCACTATGAGAGGCCTACatatcaaaaaatttgaaaggtTAAGGGCCAAAAGAAATACACGGGGCAATAGTGATCACAATAGGACTATGATCCAAATTTTCCAGAACCTCAAAATTTAAGAAAGCCAACTATCATTCAGAAGAACTCGATTAAGTTTGCAAGAGATGCTCTCACTTGAGATTCTCCGATACTCCACGTAAATTTAAACTCAGAACATCTTAGGTTAGACACATTAGTATCGTTGAAacaagaatcaaaattaattgacaacaatatcatcaataaGAAGCCCCCCCAATTTTTCATGTTTGTATTATACAAGTGCAAAATCCatgttaaaaaaatgaaaggaagatAATGTTTGTATACAAGGAAATACCAtgtaagaagagaaaaagataaaatttgatGTAAAATAAGTGACTTAAGAATATGGGAAAAGTTTGCCAATGAAACCGATGCACTCACATGTGCAGGCGTCCCcttttctatctctctcctccccatgtGAAATGACTTCTCCACCCTCCTTATTGATGCCTCGTCATCCCTCCCCATTTCCCTTAAGGCCCagtttgtttgatggaaaaaatggaaaaggtaAAATGGGGTGGGATTTTAGGTGGGTTTTCCCCAAAATGCCAAAAACCCTCTTTGTGGCAAAGGGGTTGTAGAGGAGGTTGTAGTAGCGATTGAGGCAAGGCGATTGCACCGGTTGCAGTGGCGGTTGTAGTAGACGGTGGTGGTTGTAGTAGAGGCAGGGTTGGGGATTGGAGATCATCAATCTGGTTATCACTAATAACAAGAGTAAATATAGAATCATTTATTGATGTGGGGCCCACAAGTGACGGCTATTccattctttcccttttttaattttcttttctttacttgtctaaatatatatatatatatatatatatatatttttaccgAAACAACCaagcaagaaagaaaataacaactaaattTATTATGTTATTCTTACCAAaactaaacaaataaataaatgaatttattaaatttattatattattgtaaagaaaagaaaattacctgCAATAATTTCTATCACCGGAAGAGAAGCGACACAACGACTCCCATTTTCAAAACCGTCACCATGGAAGCCTTTTGGACAATTGCAGTAATAACTCCCACGAGTGTTTATGCAATTAGCATTCTTAGAGCAATTATTACGAGGGAGTTTACATTCATCCACGTCTTCATCAAATTCAGCACCCAACACACGTAAACAAGAAGAACAGACAATAATATTATTCTCTATAATTTAAAGAGAATTAAGATGGATCAGGAGATGAGATAGGGTTAGGGTTGGTGGTTCAGGGTTACCTTGGCAACCGTCACGAAGGTAAGGGTTCCCTTCATAACCTTCGGAACAAATGCAGCTGTAGCCAAGACCATTCTTGGAGGGGACACATTCGCTATTTTTGCATGCGTAAGTAGTCTGGTTTTTCACAGCTTCTTCACAAGACTTTAGATCTACTGCCCAGTCGTACACGACAGGGACAGTTCCCCTAAGACTTGCGAAATTGGAGAGATCAGAGACAGTGAAGTCGAACCAGCTACTTTGAACAACGAAAGCGTAGCTGCAGGGATTGAAATCAAAGACTTGGGTATGATTTTGATAGCTGTCAACAGAAACATTGAAGCTTCCGAAGCCCTTTGGAACTGAAGTCTGGCAACAGCCTATGCCCGTGCAGGAACCATTGATCACATCAGATATGTTGCTGCAAATCATGCTACACCCACTCTGGAAGTTCCGGCCATTGTAACCCGTAAGGATGGACATGGTGTCGCAACCCAGAGCTGTGAATTTGTTCTCTGTATCAGACACGGTGAAGATGTTTTGGTCGTCCGTTACCGTATAACTTTCAAAACGATCAGTCCGTTGACCGGACTTCTTGTAGCAATCGTAACTTATAGTAGAAAGTATACTCACTTGTCCTTGAGATGAAATATATAAAACTTCAATGTTTGACCCTGCGATCAGTTTTGCAGTGTTGTTGCTTTTGTCGCAGGTTAGCTTGAAATCATTGTTTCTGTAACACTCTTTGGAACCGAAGCCAAAAGGGTAAGGAACATGGATATTACCACATTCACTAGGGCAATTGGGCTTTGCCAGTTGCAAAGTTGATGTTGCGTATGATGGCCATAACAGGACGATGAAGAGGAGAGGAAGCAACACGAGAGGACTACTCATGGCTTTAattcttttttgcttttaattcatGTTGGGTGCTCGTTTGCTTCCATACTATAAATTTGGAGGAGGTTAGTTTTTCTACcagaaaaaaaggttgttgggTGGACGtgggtcctctctctctctctttatccaTCCAATCGGGTGAAAATAACATCTTTATAATTATCAAAACGGTTCTTTATTTGTGGGCCACCAATAATTGTAATGGGAGTTCTTGACTtgaccccttctctctctctccaaagtgaaagtaacatttttttttttttcttcacaaaagttgcaTCCTTGTTATCAAATCAGTCTTTTACTTGTGGGCCTCCCATGATGGGATTGGGAGTGCTTGACTTGAACTCCCTATCTGAAAATGTAGCATCTTTACTTGCAAAGCAGTGGGCCGCCCATAATTGGATTGGAAGTGCCTGACTTTAGGTTTATGGCTTAATCTAGACCAGCTCTACTAATAAACATGTCTGGTTCATTAAGGCAGGACATAGCGCAAGGTGTAAGTTCAAGGGGCGTTCATCTCAGCCTGACCTATTAGTCCATTTATTTATATGAtatatctatatttttttttatatattgatatttataTCAAATATTGAATGTAaataaatgtaaaatattttttaaattgttggatgacttaatatatatatatatatatatataattttctaAAATGTAAGACAATTAAAGCTCATTTAGAGCTTTAACGGTGCATTGGCCCATTTAAGGCCCAACTAGCTATCCCAGTTAACGAAAGCCTAATTAAAGTTCAGAACCCCATTGAACCCAATCTAATCCGACTAATTTCTTATATAGAAAGTTCATGGTACAAGCCAAGAGACCCAACTGGGCTAAGCCCGACCCCACCTACTTGACCACGTGTTTTTCCAAGTCATTTGGTCTTTCTTTATGGTGAAAGTAGGATCTTTATTATTAAAGTAGCTCTTTATTGTGGGCCGCCCATAACTGGATTGAAAATGCTTGACTTGACCACTTGTCTTTCTAAGTCGTCTTTCTAAGTCATTAGGttggaaaaaaacaaacaaacaacaaaaGTCACGCAACATAATACGTGTCTTAGAGTAAAGATATAAATAGATCAAATAAAGATTGGAATTGAtcaaaaagagattttttttttattggatataGATGCAATCATGCAGATGTAAACTGAATTTGGATTTTTACTATCCATTTATATTATCTCTAACTTGTAACCAAtaccttcttcctccttcagAGAGGGATATGATTACCTCGCAATTTATGTTTTACCATTGTCTTAGTTCCAGATTTTATTTTCTCAGTCTTTAGAACCtataaaatcttcaaaaacCCTTAAGATCATTAGTTACTTActtttttaattattagttGGATATTTATTCGGATTGATTTTTTTCGAGATTATCCAGATTTGAATCCGGATACTCCTAAACAAATACAAATACCTCTaaacaaatacaaatataaatcaaagtaaaattttcaaatatccATTTATACCCTTATCCTAGAGTGAGGTGAGtagcatcctctctctctctctctctctctcatttttattatttacttaTCTTGGACCACTTGTCTTTCATTTGGGTgaagtagaaaataaaataaagtaaaataaatataacaaagtATCTTTATCGATAAATAGATGCTTTTAACTCAATAATAGAGGGAAAAGCACTCTTGAGTGATGTTATTGGATACATCAACACATCTACAAAAGATTCCACTGGATTCCCTCACAGTGGAATGAACTTTTTATATGCGTATTCATACTCTGCCCGACTAGGAATCCCTATCTCATTCAATCAAACGCCTTTTCATTAATAACCTTGCATTGCATTATATTTGGGTGTATTATaattatagaaataaaattttaattatataaGGATTAGAGATTGAGGATtccttgtatattttttctttggctAAACCTTAAGGTAAAACAAACAACGGGTGATCACAAGGTGAGATTAATTGTAATTTATAGCATGATTTTTCAGgttaggaaagaaattttctGGTTCAATTCTATCCGTGAATGTAAGTGGTATTGTTTTATCACGTaatatttcttgtatttttgtATGTTTGATTGGATTTCTTCCCATAGTTACGTAATGTATTTGCTCTAAGGTTTGgtgatcttttttttcttcaaaattgtgaatggatcgatttttttttcttttacgaTGTAAGTGTGCATAAGGAGAAGAAGGTGCACGagtggaaaggaagaaaattctTTGTTCAATTTCTACATATTTACTTCTCTGTTTTTCATGGGAAGGATTTACGTCTGTTTTGGTGCAACAAGAAcatgaaaaaggagaagaatcttccaaaaaaaaaaaaaaagagttttctttttctattaggAGAAAGAGgttagctaagaagattctctcACATCATTATAGAATTTGATTAAGAAAAGTAAATAGAATCAGGTGGGTGGGGGTCCCTTGTTTAGgtgaaaaaagaggaaatgataGGATTACTCATTTTAtagtttccttttacaaaactAACCAATGTATGTTTCACTTAGGTTACGTTTGGcagtcattcagttccagaaacgacgtttagtgtcaaaaatataatttttagNNNNNNNNNNNNNNNNNNNNNNNNNNNNNNNNNNNNNNNNNNNNNNNNNNNNNNNNNNNNNNNNNNNNNNNNNNNNNNNNNNNNNNNNNNNNNNNNNNNNNNNNNNNNNNNNNNNNNNNNNNNNNNNNNNNNNNNNNNNNNNNNNNNNNNNNNNNNNNNNNNNNNNNNNNNNNNNNNNNNNNNNNNNNNNNNNNNNNNNNNNNNNNNNNNNNNNNNNNNNNNNNNNNNNNNNNNNNNNNNNNNNNNNNNNNNNNNNNNNNNNNNNNNNNNNNNNNNNNNNNNNNNNNNNNNNNNNNNNNNNNNNNNNNNNNNNNNNNNNNNNNNNNNNNNNNNNNNNNNNNNNNNNNNNNNNNNNNNNNNNNNNNNNNNNNNNNNNNNNNGTTTCCATAATGGAACTCAATCAATGGTCAATTGGgacaaataagaaaaataaatcctaCAATCTCTCATTTGAACCATTTGACTAGTTCACAATAACCTaagtttttatttatg is a genomic window of Macadamia integrifolia cultivar HAES 741 chromosome 13, SCU_Mint_v3, whole genome shotgun sequence containing:
- the LOC122058689 gene encoding wall-associated receptor kinase 2-like, coding for MSSPLVLLPLLFIVLLWPSYATSTLQLAKPNCPSECGNIHVPYPFGFGSKECYRNNDFKLTCDKSNNTAKLIAGSNIEVLYISSQGQVSILSTISYDCYKKSGQRTDRFESYTVTDDQNIFTVSDTENKFTALGCDTMSILTGYNGRNFQSGCSMICSNISDVINGSCTGIGCCQTSVPKGFGSFNVSVDSYQNHTQVFDFNPCSYAFVVQSSWFDFTVSDLSNFASLRGTVPVVYDWAVDLKSCEEAVKNQTTYACKNSECVPSKNGLGYSCICSEGYEGNPYLRDGCQDVDECKLPRNNCSKNANCINTRGSYYCNCPKGFHGDGFENGSRCVASLPVIEIIAGNFLFFTII